Below is a window of Spelaeicoccus albus DNA.
CGTGCAATTCCCTGTCGATTTGCGCCCACGCGCGGCGTCCCAAATCATCCTGGTTCGATGAGGAGTTTGCCGGATCGCCGCCGGACGGCGGGCGCGGCCCGTACAACCGCTCGGCGCCACGGTAGCTGAGCTCGCGAAGCCAGCTGGCGTACGTGTGCCCGTCCGGCACCCCGAACGGCGGCAGCGCCGGCTCGGCCAGGTGCAGTTCGAACGCGCATTCCGCGCCGAACCGGGCCGCGTTCTCCACGGCGCGCGGGTACCGATCCAGCAATCGGGCCATCTCCTCGCCCGAGCGCAAGTGCGCAGCACCGGACGGCGGCAGCCAGCCTTCCAGATCGTCCAGGCTGCCGCGGGCGCGCACCGAGGCCAGCGCGGCAGCCAGATCCGCGTCGTCCGGCGCGGCGTAGTGCACGTTACCTGTCGCAACGATGGGCAGGCCGGCTTCCTCGGCCAGCCCGGCCAGCGCATCCAACCGTTCGTCGTCGTCCGGGAAGCCCTGTGGAGTCAGCTCGACCACGACATTGCCCGGTCCGAACAAGCGCACCAACTTGCCCAGCGCGGCGTCCGGAGCACCCGGCTTTCCGGACGCCAACGCCCGACCGACGGCGCTCTTGCGGCAGCCCGTCAGAATGAGCCAGTCGCCGCCGGCGGCTTCGGCGAGCTTGTCGAGGTCGTACACGGGCCGACCCTTGGCGCCGCCGGCCAATTGGGCAGCAGTGATGGCTGCCGACAGGCTGCGATATCCGGTGATGCCCCGGGCCAGCACCAGCAGATGCTCGCCGGGCGGATCGTTGGCGCCTCCCGGGTCGGGCGGGAGGTCCAGGCTGAGTTCCGCGCCGAAGACGGTGTCGAGGCCGTATTCCTTGGCGGCCTGGGCAAATCGGACGACGCCGTACAGTCCGTCATGGTCGGTCAGGGCCAGGGCCGTCAGCCCCAACCGGGCGGCTTCCGCGGCGAGTTCCTCGGGCCCGGAGGCGCCGTCCAGGAAGCTGAACGTCGAATGGGCGTGCAGTTCGGCGTACGGCCGCACGCTCTCGGGGCGCGCGACCGGCCGGGGCTCGGGCGGTTCGCGCTTCCTCGACCAGGCGGGGGCGTCATTGCCGTCGGCTCCGGCCGGACGACGACCGGCCCACAAGTCGACGTCGGGCCGGGCCGGTGCACGGTCGGAAAGCTTCCGTTCCAGGTCGGCCCAGCGGGTATTCGGATTATTGAAGCCCACAGTCGCCGTCCTTTTGCCATGCCGCCCGTTCAGTCATAGCTGCCGTCGATCGACCACCGGCCGGCACGGTAGCCGAGCAAAAATGCGTCGCCGTCCACGGTGAGCACCTGTAGACGGATCCGCTTATCGGCGGCTGTGTCCCACCAACGACCCGCGACGGGCCAGCCGCGCGACCAGGCGGCAAGCTCTCGCTCTTCCGTCTTCCCTCGAGGCGTACTGCCGCGAGGCGACTCGGTGCCGGCCGACCCGGTGCGGAGGCGGGCCGGGCGGCCGGTCAGCTCGGCGCGGGCGCTGACGCCGATGGGCTTGCCGGCGCCGTCGATCAACTCAGCGGGCCGGCGGAGCACGGCGGCCGGGTGCGGACTGGGCAGCCGGCCAGGCCAGGGACCGGGCCGCGGCACCGGCGCTGCCTGCTGCCACGGCGTCCAGCGCGTGTCGCCGGTGGCGTCCGGGCCTCCGACGAGCGTGCCGGCCAGTACCGTATCCATGCCGAGCAGGCCCTGGAGACGGCTGATCGTGCGCCGAACCCGTTCGTCGTCTTCGCGTTTGTCGTCCCATACGGTCGGCTGCAGCGCGGCCGGCGACGTGACCTCATCGGCTTCGAGCCGCAAACCGGTGATCGGTCCGTTCGGCGCACTGCCGGTGCTCGCTCCGCTGAGCCAGCCGTCCAACTGCCATCGGGTGCGTTCGGCGATGTCCGCGGCCGTGAACGAGGCGCCGGCCCGCCACATGCGCACACTGACGTCGCCGGCGTCCGTATGCGCTTCAATCCGCACCTGGGTGCAGGTCAGCGACCGTCCCGCGATGAGCGATAAGAACCTCTCGGCCAGCGGTCGTGCCGCGAATGCGGCCATGTCGACTCGGTCGGCCGGCGGATCAAGGACTGTCTCGACGGCGAGCTCGACATCCGGACGAACGGCACCCATCGGGGTGTCGGGCAGTCCACGAGCTTGCCGATGGGCCCGTGCGGCGTCGGCGCCGAAACGTCCGGCCACGGCAGCCGGTTCGAGAGCGGCGAACGCCCCGAAGGTCGTCAGGCCGAGTCGGCGCAACAGCGAGATCAGTTCATGCCGGCCGGAGAATTCGGGTACCTCGGGCCGGTTCAACTGGCCCACGTCGAGGTCGGCCAGATATGCCGGAGTGCCGCCCGGCATGACCCGGGCCGACCGGGCCGCAGCGATCAGACCGGCAAACAGTCCGTCGGCAATGCCCAAGAGCGACTCGTAGCCGGTCTCGTCGGCCACTGCCGTCACGATACGTTCGGCCAGGATCCGCTCGGCCGTCGGCGCCGAGCCGAAATAGCGGGCCGCGGACGCCGGCACCGTCAGCACGCCCGGATGGACCGACAAGGCCGCGGCCGCCACTTCCCCGACGCTGTGGACGACGGATTCGAACAACCTGGCATCGCGGCCGGGGTCGGGACGCAGAATTGCCAACTCGGGGCAGCGCTGCTGAGCCTGACGACGACGCTGCCCCACGGCGACCCCGACCCTCCTGGCCGGCGCCGAGCAGGCGGTGACGATATTGCCCGTGAAGATCGCAGCGGGACGGGACGCCGGAAGCTCCGCTTCGTGGGCGGCGGCCGAGACCGGCCAGTCCGGACACAACAGCACCACCGTGCGGCGCCGGTCGCCGTCAAAACGGCCCGCCTCCTGCAACGGTTCCGCCGCGGCCATCAGGACACCGCCGGTAGAGCGCGCCCGAGCGTTCCGTCCTCGCCGGGCAGGCTCACCACTGCCGTACCGGGGCGCGCCAGTTTCCCCGTTGCGGCGACGCGGATGGTGCGGGAACGCAAGCGCCCGGCCCCGGCGTCCAGACCGTGCCAGTGCGGCCCCCGGGTGGTCAAGGCCGCGCCGGTGCCCGGCAGTGGGCGGCCCAGACAGATCAGCACGGCCTGCCGTTCGCGAAGCTTGGCATGCAAACGGTTCATCCCGCCGGGCGGGGGCACCGCGGGCGCGGCAAGTATCAGCACGTCGACGGTTTCCACAAGGATCGACACGGCACGCAACCACTGCTCGCCGGGATCCGGCAGTGCGATCAGCCGGTTCGGATCGATGCCGAGATCGGCCGCTGCCGAAAGCCCCAGCTCGGGGACGCCGACGACTGCGCACCAGTATCCGCGCTTCGAGGGCTCGGCGGCCAAGGCATACGCCAGCGACAACCGGGCACGGCCGTCGACCGACACGGCCGTTCCTCGGCGCAATGCCCCGCCCCGAAAGAGCCCCGCCAACGCCGCATGGACCGGCAGTGCGCTGTCCCCGGCCAGAGGCCCCGAGGCGGTGCGTAATCCGAACTGCTCGGCCAGTTCGGCGGCTGTCGTGCTCATTTTTCAAGTATCGAACATTTGTTCGAGTGACGCAAGAGCGGCGAAGCAGCCGCATTCGTCGATCTTCGCGTTCGGGGCCGACGAGATCGCCCCGATCCTCGACGTGGCCCCGCGCACAGCCGCAGGCGAGCTCCACCGAGCCATGCGGGCCTCGGGGGCACCTCCCGCCGCTCTGCGGTGGGGGAGCTGCCACGGACTCTGGAGGCGTTGAAGTCGGGAGACTTGTCGGCGCGCCGGTACCGTGAGGTCGTGGCGAAAACCCGTGACCTCCGCGTCGACATCGCTGCCCAGGCCGACAAGGAGATCACCGGGTGGAACCCGGGCGTGCTCTTACAATCATTCCGGGCCCGCCTGGGCCGGTGGGTCGCCTCCCACGACACGCGGGATGCCAGCAGCAAGTATCGGCAGGTCGATCGTGACCGGTGCGTCGAATTCGTCCCCGACGACAACGGCGCCGCGCAATTATTTGCTTATGGTCCGGCCGATTCACTCCGCGCCCTGTTCAACAAACTCGACCGCGCTGCCCGTACCGGACGCGACCACGCCCCGGTGGAGGCACAAGAGTGCCGATTACACGTCACGGTGCCCGTGTTTGCCCTCCTTGGGTGGAACGATCCGGGCTACCTCGAAGGATACGGGCCAATCCCCGCATCCATGGCCCGCCGGCTCGCTGCCGGGGCGACCACGTGGATCCGGCTCCTCACCGACCCGGCCACCAGCCGAATTATCCACGCCGACCCGAAGAAATACCGGCCGAACGCCGCACTCCGCACTATTGTCCGAGCCCGAGACGGCACCTGCCGGTTCCCCGGCTGCCACACACCCGCCACCACCTGCGAAATCGACCAGCCCCCACCGCAGAGCGGCGGGAGACACCCCACGACGACCCATAAACCAGCCGGCGACGACCGCGAACAACGGCGAAACGCCAGGTCAGCACGCCTACCGCGCGGATTCCAAATACCGCAGGACGGCGAGCACCCGGCGATGATCGGCCGGCGACTGCGCCAGACCGAGCTTGGTGAAGATCGCCGTCACGTTCTTTTCCACGGCGCCGTACGACAAGAACAACGATTCGGCGATGCCGGCATTCGACCGGCCCTCGGCCATCAACACCAGCACCTCGCTCTCGCGCGGCGTCAGTGATTGCAACGGTCCGTCGCCTCTTGCCGATCCCATCAACTGGCTCACCACCTCGGGGTCGAGCACCGTTTGGCCGGCGTTGATGCGTTCGAGTGCATCGATGAACGATGACACATCGGCGACCCGATCCTTCAGTAGATACCCGGCACCTGCCGATTTGCCGGAGAACAGTTCGGCCGCGTATTGCGTCTCCACGTACTGCGAAAACACCAGGACGCCGATATCCGGCCGGCGTTCGCGCAGGGCCAGGGCCGCCCGGAGCCCCTCATCGGTGTGGGTCGGCGGCATCCGGATGTCGACGATCGCCACATCGGGCTCGTCGGTGGCGACAGCCGCCAAGAACGCGGTCCCGTCCCCGACGGCCGCCGTGACGATATGCCCGCGGGCCGACAGCAGCTCCACGAGGCCGTCGCGCAGAATTGTCGAATCCTCGGCAATGGCAATTCTCATGCCTGCACCGCCATCGGCAGATCGATGCTGATGATCGTCGGGCCACCCGACGGGGAATCGACGAGAAGCGTGCCGTCGACGCTGCGCACGCGTTCGTCCAGCCCCGTCAGTCCCGACCGGTGCCCCGAGGCGGAAGTCGATGCCAAATATGCCCCGCCCACGCCGTCGTCCCGCACTTGAACGAAGACTCGTGAACGACGTTCTTCGGCCCGCACCGCTACCGTTGACGCTTCCGAGTGCTTGACGGCGTTCGTCACGAGTTCCATGACACAAAAGTACGCGATGGTCTCAATGGGTGCTGCCGGACGCCGGGGCAGGTCGACGCTCAAGTGCACCGGCAACGACGCTCCTGCCGCCAGTGTCTCCAGAGCTGCGCCGAGACCATTGTCCAGCACGGGAGGGTGAATTCCCCGGGCCAAATCCCGTAGATCGACAAGGGCGCTCTTGGCAACCTGGTGCGCGCCGTCCAGCAGCTCGGCCACGCCGTCCGGATCGTTGCCGGCCGTCAGTCGATCCTTGGCATCGCCCAGTTTCATCGCCAGGGCGACGAGCTGCGCTTGGGTGCCGTCGTGCAGATCCCGTTCGATTCGGCGGAGTTTGACGTCGGCGTCGTCCACCGTCCGGCTGCGCGATGCTTCGACTTCTCGCAGCCGAAGGCTCGACGCGGTCGGCCCCAAAAGATTGCGTGAGAGCAGCCGCTGGATGTGCGCGAACGCCGTGTTGAGCGCCGGCCACACGAATAGCCAGATCAGTGCACCCAGTACGGCGAACCAGAATTGACGTGCGGCCGTATCGATGAAGAAGTCGGTACCGAATGACGCTCCGCGGTGCATCACACCGTTGGAATCGGGCTGCAGCGGCAGAAATCGCGACCAATACCAGTGGGTCATTGCGCCGAGCCCGATGAAGAAGAACACGATCGAGACGACAGCCCCGGCAGCGGCCGTGACGATGTTGAGGAAGAGGAAACCGATGACACGCCAGCCGGCGCCGTCGGACAAGCCGCCGCGGACCCAGCCCCAGAAGCCCGGACTTCGCCGGACCGGCGGCGGCGCGGCGATTTCAGTGGCCAACATGGCCCGGTTCATGCTCCGGTGCAACGCGCCCCAGCCGCGTGCCGCCATGATTAGCGAGGATCCGACGACCAGGCCCACCACCGTCACTGCCAGCCCCGATCCGACGACGACGGTTACCGCCGCATAGGCCAGCCCGAACGGCGCGAGGATCAAGGCCGACCACAGGTAGAGAAATTCCACCCATGTCCGTTTGCGGAAAAAGGCAGTGAAGAAGTTATAACGCGGCACGGGGTTCATACTGCCAGCTTTCCGTAACGGCGGACCCGCATCCATCAGGTGAGTCCCCGCCTATGCCGGGGGCTATCCCCCGTAGACTGCTTTTACCATGTTCAGCATCGTCTTTGTCACCCCTGAGATCCCCGGCAACACCGGCAATGTGATCCGCTTGGCCGCCGTCACCGGCGCGAGCCTGCATCTTGTCGAACCACTCGGCTTCGACTTGTCCGATACCAAGCTGCGCCGGGCCGGATTGGACTATCACGATCTTGCGAACGTCGCCATCCACCCGGACACGGAGGCTCTCTGGGACGATTTGGGACCCGGACGGCGCGTGTTCGCGTTCACGACGTCCGGCACTCGGTCGTTCGCCGATGTCAGTTACCGGCCCGGAGACGTGCTGATGTTCGGGCGCGAATCGGTCGGCTTGCCGGACGACGTCAGCCGGGACGAGCGCGTGACCGACCGGCTGCGCATCCCGATGCTGCCGTCGCGGCGATCATTGAATCTCGCCAATTCGGCTTCGATCGCAGTGTACGAGGCATGGCGTCAAAACGGCTACGCCGGCGCCCGATGATCGGATGCCGGCGTAGCCGTGCGGTCGGGTGGTGACCTTTTTAGTTCTCGTCCGGGTTCGAGCCGCGGCGGTCGCCGTTGTTCAAACCTGAAATCTTCGTCATATCGGCGTCGCTCAATTCGAAGTCGAGCACGTCGAAGTTTTCCTTGATACGTGCAGGAGTGACCGACTTCGGGATCACGACGTTGCCGTCCTGCAGGTGCCAACGCAAGATTACCTGCGCCACGCTCTTGCCGTGGTTCGCCGCAATCTTGGCGATGTCCGGATCGTCGACAAGACCGCCCGAAGCCAGTGGGCTGTAGGCTTCGACGGCAATGCCGCGGCTCGCGCAGAATGTCTTGAGGTCTCGTTGCGTCAGGTTCGGATGCAGCTCGATCTGGTTGATTGCCGGAACCGTGTCCGATTCGGACAAAATCCGGGACAAGTGCTGGGCGTGGAAGTTCGACACCCCGATGGCCTTGGCCCGGCCGGACGCGAGAATGCCTTCCATGGCCTTCCACGATTCGACGAACTTGTTCTGCTTCGCCCTGGGCCAATGGATCAAGTACATGTCCACGTAATCCAGGCCGAGACGTTCCAGGCTCGCTTCAAAGGCCGGCACTGTCGTCTCGGTGCCGTGATCGTCGTTCCAGAGCTTCGTCGTGACGAACAGGTCTTCGCGTGCGATGCCCGATTGGGCTATCGCTTTGCCGGTGCCTTCTTCGTTGCCGTAGATGGCGGCAGTGTCGATCGACCGGTAGCCGGTCTCCAGAGCGGCCGCGACGGCGTCGGTAGCCTGCTCGTTCGGCACCTGCCACACGCCGAAGCCGAGCTGCGGGATAGTCGTCCCGTTGTTCAATTCGATCTGGGGAACCTCAGTCAAGTGTTCTCTCCTTGGTTGGGTGAAATCACAGTCAATCATGGGCCGATGGAGCGGCGCATCCGCCCATAGGGGGTGTTGGGACAACCGGCCGCCGACCGAGAGTATTCCCGAGGATCGATAGGGTTGGCGTGACAGGGAGGACAACACACATGGTAACCACCGCTTTGACGGTCGCCGGATCGGACACGTCCGGCGGCGCCGGACTGCAAGCCGATCTGAAGACGTTCGAGGAATTCGGCGTCTACGGGGTCAGCGCGATCACGTCGATCGTGACGTATGCCCCGGACCGGGGATTCATTCACGATCTCGATTTCATCGCCCCCGACGTGCTGATCAAGCAGCTGCGGAGCGCGTTTGCGTTGCACGATTTCGGCGTGGTCAAGTCCGGCATGCTGGGCACTGCCGAGAACGTCTCGTTATTGGCGTCGGCTCTCCGCGATTCCGATGCGCCGTTCGTGTTCGACCCCGTTCTCGCCTGCAAGGGTCAAGGCGAGATGGTCGATTTGAAGCAGTCATTCGTGGACGAGCTCGTTCCCGCCGCCGCCGTTATCACGCCGAATTTGGACGAGGCGGCGCAGCTGACCGGCATGGATCCGCTCACCGGCATCGACGACATGAAGCAAGCTGCCGCCGCTTTGCACGCGCGCGGGGCCGACGCCGTGCTGGTCAAGGGTGGGGCGCGCCTGGACGGCGACGCCGCCGTCGATATCTTGTTCGACGGCCGGGTCTATACGGCGTTCGACACGCCGAAGCTCGGCAGGCTGATGGTCAACGGTGCGGGTTGCTCGCTCGCTTCCGCCATTGCCGCCGGGATCGCATTGGGCAACGACGTCCCGACATCTGTGAAGAACGCCAAGGAATACGTCACGCACGCCATTGCGGCGCACACGCCCAACGCCAGCGGCGTCGATTCGGTATGGCACGCCGCGTCCCGGCTGGCACCGTCAACGGGGGTCGAGGTCACGGCCAAATCGCTCTAACGCCCGCACCCCATGCGCAAAACGCCCCGGGGCGTACGGAAC
It encodes the following:
- a CDS encoding DNA polymerase Y family protein — its product is MAAAEPLQEAGRFDGDRRRTVVLLCPDWPVSAAAHEAELPASRPAAIFTGNIVTACSAPARRVGVAVGQRRRQAQQRCPELAILRPDPGRDARLFESVVHSVGEVAAAALSVHPGVLTVPASAARYFGSAPTAERILAERIVTAVADETGYESLLGIADGLFAGLIAAARSARVMPGGTPAYLADLDVGQLNRPEVPEFSGRHELISLLRRLGLTTFGAFAALEPAAVAGRFGADAARAHRQARGLPDTPMGAVRPDVELAVETVLDPPADRVDMAAFAARPLAERFLSLIAGRSLTCTQVRIEAHTDAGDVSVRMWRAGASFTAADIAERTRWQLDGWLSGASTGSAPNGPITGLRLEADEVTSPAALQPTVWDDKREDDERVRRTISRLQGLLGMDTVLAGTLVGGPDATGDTRWTPWQQAAPVPRPGPWPGRLPSPHPAAVLRRPAELIDGAGKPIGVSARAELTGRPARLRTGSAGTESPRGSTPRGKTEERELAAWSRGWPVAGRWWDTAADKRIRLQVLTVDGDAFLLGYRAGRWSIDGSYD
- a CDS encoding response regulator, translating into MRIAIAEDSTILRDGLVELLSARGHIVTAAVGDGTAFLAAVATDEPDVAIVDIRMPPTHTDEGLRAALALRERRPDIGVLVFSQYVETQYAAELFSGKSAGAGYLLKDRVADVSSFIDALERINAGQTVLDPEVVSQLMGSARGDGPLQSLTPRESEVLVLMAEGRSNAGIAESLFLSYGAVEKNVTAIFTKLGLAQSPADHRRVLAVLRYLESAR
- a CDS encoding sensor histidine kinase, with the translated sequence MNPVPRYNFFTAFFRKRTWVEFLYLWSALILAPFGLAYAAVTVVVGSGLAVTVVGLVVGSSLIMAARGWGALHRSMNRAMLATEIAAPPPVRRSPGFWGWVRGGLSDGAGWRVIGFLFLNIVTAAAGAVVSIVFFFIGLGAMTHWYWSRFLPLQPDSNGVMHRGASFGTDFFIDTAARQFWFAVLGALIWLFVWPALNTAFAHIQRLLSRNLLGPTASSLRLREVEASRSRTVDDADVKLRRIERDLHDGTQAQLVALAMKLGDAKDRLTAGNDPDGVAELLDGAHQVAKSALVDLRDLARGIHPPVLDNGLGAALETLAAGASLPVHLSVDLPRRPAAPIETIAYFCVMELVTNAVKHSEASTVAVRAEERRSRVFVQVRDDGVGGAYLASTSASGHRSGLTGLDERVRSVDGTLLVDSPSGGPTIISIDLPMAVQA
- a CDS encoding tRNA (cytidine(34)-2'-O)-methyltransferase, coding for MFSIVFVTPEIPGNTGNVIRLAAVTGASLHLVEPLGFDLSDTKLRRAGLDYHDLANVAIHPDTEALWDDLGPGRRVFAFTTSGTRSFADVSYRPGDVLMFGRESVGLPDDVSRDERVTDRLRIPMLPSRRSLNLANSASIAVYEAWRQNGYAGAR
- a CDS encoding aldo/keto reductase — protein: MTEVPQIELNNGTTIPQLGFGVWQVPNEQATDAVAAALETGYRSIDTAAIYGNEEGTGKAIAQSGIAREDLFVTTKLWNDDHGTETTVPAFEASLERLGLDYVDMYLIHWPRAKQNKFVESWKAMEGILASGRAKAIGVSNFHAQHLSRILSESDTVPAINQIELHPNLTQRDLKTFCASRGIAVEAYSPLASGGLVDDPDIAKIAANHGKSVAQVILRWHLQDGNVVIPKSVTPARIKENFDVLDFELSDADMTKISGLNNGDRRGSNPDEN
- the thiD gene encoding bifunctional hydroxymethylpyrimidine kinase/phosphomethylpyrimidine kinase — its product is MVTTALTVAGSDTSGGAGLQADLKTFEEFGVYGVSAITSIVTYAPDRGFIHDLDFIAPDVLIKQLRSAFALHDFGVVKSGMLGTAENVSLLASALRDSDAPFVFDPVLACKGQGEMVDLKQSFVDELVPAAAVITPNLDEAAQLTGMDPLTGIDDMKQAAAALHARGADAVLVKGGARLDGDAAVDILFDGRVYTAFDTPKLGRLMVNGAGCSLASAIAAGIALGNDVPTSVKNAKEYVTHAIAAHTPNASGVDSVWHAASRLAPSTGVEVTAKSL